The following proteins come from a genomic window of Yinghuangia sp. ASG 101:
- a CDS encoding flavin reductase family protein has translation MTAERPDTAVAEPVGGATIDPKEFRHLIGHFATGVTVVTTSDAGAVHGTTVSALTSVSLEPPTLLVCLNRTSLTGRAIANSGHFAVNILAEGQEAAAFHFARSGSDVAAFPTTPGRYGSPLLADALVTFECRVTNAVTAGTHSVVIGEVEAATGSTGRPLAYFRGQFGRLVVEDK, from the coding sequence ATGACGGCGGAACGACCCGACACCGCCGTCGCCGAGCCGGTCGGCGGGGCGACCATCGACCCCAAGGAATTCCGCCACCTCATCGGGCACTTCGCCACCGGGGTCACGGTCGTGACGACCAGTGACGCCGGCGCGGTCCACGGGACCACCGTCAGCGCGCTGACCTCGGTCTCCCTCGAACCGCCGACGCTGCTCGTCTGCCTCAACCGGACCTCGCTGACCGGCCGGGCGATCGCCAACAGCGGGCACTTCGCGGTCAACATCCTCGCCGAGGGCCAGGAGGCCGCGGCGTTCCACTTCGCGCGCTCGGGATCCGACGTCGCCGCCTTCCCGACGACGCCGGGGCGGTACGGCTCCCCGCTGCTCGCCGACGCGCTCGTCACCTTCGAGTGCCGTGTCACCAACGCGGTCACCGCGGGCACACACTCCGTGGTGATCGGCGAGGTGGAGGCCGCGACGGGCTCCACGGGCAGGCCGCTGGCCTACTTCCGCGGGCAGTTCGGCCGCCTCGTGGTGGAGGACAAGTAA